One part of the Nymphaea colorata isolate Beijing-Zhang1983 chromosome 8, ASM883128v2, whole genome shotgun sequence genome encodes these proteins:
- the LOC116259523 gene encoding uncharacterized protein LOC116259523 — MVSEPSQAAAGVITDFSHLSCCVEEDLISPMWSFMLSVKGQLKRHIIEEDEPIDKSGKYISWEEDDSMEFLRQTYSQDKNVSKILQVEEELHNLRQGNQDLSQYFATVKATYERLKFLPPPCKSCYKSHFELTMVAKFLAGLSPEYVAAKDQMLIGSEIPDLSDAYNRLSRLAISLSQPAGVTPASALTVGGGRSRGHGTTYSVKGRGIGHGTGGRGRFQCTYCGKIGHLEDRCWDKHGRLFSLSQGRNIVTKQGKSPTHSSMGSAQAATPIMEDSSSSIAPESVKVSIDKVEYEQFLAHKASQASTSTVLTDRAFSAGPSMSDSGTSWIIDSRASRHFCSRSGSFTTLHRFPQARHVKIADGILSPILSYGDDLQTGKTIGGGYEKGGVYILSAPMGLAATSSTSEPTFFQWRLRLGHSSAPKLCSLLPNLSVPESFEYISFAVRKLSQFMEKLRKVHWDAALMVLKYLKSSPGKGLFFKKGESLEVATYSDADYAGSVDDRRSTTGFCVFVGGNLISWRNKKQNVVSISSAESEYRAMPQTVTEMTWVKSMLTNMSIHVPLPIKMYCDN, encoded by the exons atggtatcagagccatctcaGGCTGCTGCTGGCGTGATCACTGATTTCTCTCATCTTTCTTGCTGCGTGGAGGAGGACCTGATCTCGCCAATGTG GTCCTTTATGTTGTCAGTCAAAGGACAACTAAAGagacacataattgaagaggatgagCCTATTGACAAGTCAGGGAAGTACATATCCTGGGAAGAGGACGACAgcatg GAATTCCTTAGACAGACATATTCACAAGATAAGAATGTgagtaaaatccttcaagttgaagaagagttgcacaaCCTCCGACAGGGAAATCAGGACTTATCACAATACTTTGCAACAGTTAAAGCTACCTATGAACGTCTGAAATTCTTGCCTCCTCCATGCAAATCTtgttataagtcacactttgaacTTACtatggttgcaaagtttcttgctggtctCTCTCCTGAGTATGTTGCTGCTAAGGATCAGATGCTCATTGGAAGTGAAATTCCTGATCTCTCTGATGCATACAACAGACTTAGTCGTCTGGCTATTAGCTTGTCTCAACCAGCTGGTGTGACGCCAGCTTCTGCTCTTACTGTGGGGGGTGGTCGTAGTCGTGGTCATGGCACCACCTATAGTgtcaaaggaagaggtataggtcaTGGAACTGGGGGTcgtgggaggttccaatgcacTTATTGTGGAAAGATTGGACACttagaggatcgttgttgggataaacatggtcgtctgTTCTCTTTGTCGCAGGGAAGAAATATAGTCACCAAACAGGGCAAGAGCCCTACTCACTCTTCTATGGGCTCTGCACAGGCTGCCACTCCTATAATGGAGGACTCTTCGTCTAGTATAGCACCAGAGTCCGTTAAAGTTAGCATTGACAAAGTTGAGTATGAGCAATTTTTAGCACACAAAGCATCACAGGCTTCAACTTCCACAGTGTTGACTGATCGAGCCTTCTCAGCGGGTCCTTCCATGTCTGACTCGGGTACTtcgtggattattgattcaagagcatcgagacatttctgcagtAGATCTGGGTCTTTCACTACTTTGCATAGATTTCCTCAGGCACGTCAtgtcaaaattgcagatggtatACTGTCACCCATATTGAgttatggagat gacttgcaaactgggaagacaaTTGGTGGTGGTTATGAGAAAGGGGGCGTCTACATCCTGTCGGCTCCTATGGGTCTTGCTGCTACCTCTTCTACATCAGAGCCTACATTCTTTCAGTGGCGTCTTCGGCTTGGTCATTCTTCAGCACCCAAGCTTTGTTCTCTCCTACCTAATCTTTCAGTTCCAGAGTCTTTTGAGT acattagctttgctgtcaGAAAATTAAGCCAGTTTATGGAAAAGCTTAGAAAAGTCCACTGGGACGCGGCGTTGATGGTGTTGAAATACCTAAAATCATCCCCAGGCAAAGGCCTCTTTtttaagaaaggtgaatctctaGAAGTTGCTActtacagtgatgctgactatgcagggtctgttgatgatagaaggTCTACAACTGGCTTCTGTGTCTTTGTTGGGGgtaatctcatatcatggagaaacaagaaacaaaatgtagtctctATATCAAGTGCAgagtctgaatatagagcaatgccTCAAACGGTGACTGAGATGACGTGGGTTAAATCCATGCTAACgaatatgagtattcatgttcctctACCTATaaaaatgtattgtgataattAA